A window of Citrus sinensis cultivar Valencia sweet orange chromosome 7, DVS_A1.0, whole genome shotgun sequence contains these coding sequences:
- the LOC102624924 gene encoding 40S ribosomal protein S30-like, whose amino-acid sequence MGKVHGSLARAGKVRGQTPKVAKQDKKKRPRGRAYKRMQYNRRFVTAVVGFGKKRGPNSSQK is encoded by the exons ATGG GTAAAGTACACGGATCGCTGGCACGTGCCGGAAAGGTGAGAGGGCAGACGCCGAAGGTCGCCAAGCAAGACAAGAAGAAGAGGCCCCGTGGACGCGCCTACAAGCGCATGCAGTACAATCGCCGCTTCGTCACTGCCG TTGTTGGTTTTGGAAAGAAGCGTGGACCCAACTCTTCACAGAAGTAA
- the LOC102619633 gene encoding glycosyltransferase BC10-like, with protein MQTRLVVPSEEGKDPASTFRTNQRPLSLKFMQIFLMFLVVGLCFSIIGLYTTKFNAVRNIMPIAPSIINVRLEDVSDIKSWIKPPTNLLHNMNDTELFWRASFVPRIKKYPFKRVPKIAFMFLTKGPLPLAPLWEKFFKGHEGLYSIYVHPHPAYNGKFSPSSVFYRRQIPSQPAEWGEMSMCEAERRLLANALLDVSNEWFILLSESCVPLHNFSIVYYYISKSRYSFMESYDDPGPYGRGRYNGNMEPEVTLSQWRKGSQWFEINRRLAVDIIEDTSYYPKFRDFCKPGCYVDEHYFPTMLTIHFSRLLANRTLTWTDWSRGGAHPATYGGADISEEFFRKITASSQCYYNKQVTSFCYLFARKFAPSALGPLLELSLSAFGF; from the exons ATGCAAACAAGATTGGTGGTACCATCAGAGGAGGGGAAGGACCCTGCCTCTACTTTTAGAACAAACCAAAGGCCTTTATCACTCAAATTTATGCAAATTTTCTTGATGTTTTTGGTTGTGGGGCTTTGTTTTTCGATCATTGGTTTGTATACAACGAAATTTAATGCAGTCCGTAATATCATGCCCATTGCACCATCCATCATTAATGTTCGCTTGGAAGATGTAAGCGACATAAAAAGTTGGATTAAGCCTCCAACAAACCTGTTGCATAACATGAACGACACTGAATTGTTCTGGAGGGCTTCATTTGTTCCTCGAATAAAGAAGTATCCATTTAAGAGAGTACCCAAAATTGCCTTCATGTTCTTGACAAAGGGGCCATTGCCACTGGCACCTCTTTGGGAGAAATTCTTCAAGGGGCACGAAGGGCTCTACTCTATCTATGTTCATCCTCATCCGGCTTACAATGGCAAATTTTCACCTTCTTCAGTTTTCTATAGGAGACAAATTCCGAGTCAG CCAGCTGAGTGGGGAGAGATGAGTATGTGCGAGGCTGAGAGAAGACTCCTGGCTAACGCATTGCTTGATGTTTCCAATGAATGGTTTATCCTCCTCTCTGAGTCTTGCGTTCCTCTCCACAACTTCAGCattgtttattattacataTCAAAATCCCGATACAGTTTTATGGAATCATATGACGATCCTGGACCCTATGGAAGAGGGCGCTATAATGGAAACATGGAACCTGAAGTCACCCTTTCCCAGTGGCGTAAAGGCTCGCAGTGGTTTGAAATTAATCGGAGGCTTGCAGTTGACATAATCGAAGACACCAGCTACTATCCTAAGTTCAGAGATTTCTGCAAACCAGGATGTTACGTGGATGAACATTACTTCCCCACAATGCTGACCATACATTTTTCACGTCTTCTTGCGAACCGAACCCTTACTTGGACGGACTGGTCAAGGGGCGGTGCTCATCCCGCTACGTATGGTGGGGCTGACATAAGCGAGGAATTTTTCAGGAAGATTACTGCAAGTTCGCAGTGCTACTACAATAAGCAGGTGACTTCATTTTGTTATCTTTTTGCAAGGAAGTTTGCTCCAAGTGCTTTGGGTCCTTTGTTAGAATTGTCTCTCTCAGCTTTTGGGTTTTGA